The proteins below are encoded in one region of Amycolatopsis magusensis:
- a CDS encoding type Z 30S ribosomal protein S14 has protein sequence MAKKALVHKAAKKPKFKVRGYTRCQRCGRPHSVFRKFGLCRICLREMAHAGELPGVSKSSW, from the coding sequence ATGGCCAAGAAAGCACTGGTCCACAAGGCCGCGAAGAAGCCGAAGTTCAAGGTGCGCGGCTACACCCGCTGCCAGCGGTGCGGTCGCCCGCACTCGGTCTTCCGCAAGTTCGGGCTGTGCCGTATCTGCCTTCGCGAGATGGCACACGCCGGCGAGCTGCCCGGCGTGAGCAAGTCCAGCTGGTAA
- the fusA gene encoding elongation factor G yields MARDVLTDLNQVRNIGIMAHIDAGKTTTTERILFYTGINYKIGEVHDGAATMDWMEEEQKRGITITSAATTTFWADHQINIIDTPGHVDFTVEVERSLRVLDGAVAVFDGKEGVEPQSEQVWRQADKYEVPRICFVNKMDKLGADFYFTVKTIEDRLGARPLVIQLPIGAENEFEGVIDLVRMKALTWRGEVQKGEDYAVEDIPAALADKAAEYREKLVEAIAETDDALMEKFFGGEELSEAEIKAGIRKLTIAREAYPVLTGSAFKNKGVQPMLDAVIDYLPSPLDVPPVEGVLPDGETKAVRKPATDEPFSALAFKIAAHPFFGKLTYIRVYSGKVAKGTQVVNATKERKERIGGLFQMHSNKENPVEEGQAGHIYAVQGLKDTTTGDTLADPQNPVVLESMTFPEPVIRVAIEPKTKADQEKLSLAIQRLAEEDPTFQVNLDEETGQTIIAGMGELHLEVLVNRMKSDYKVEANIGKPQVAYRETIKKTVEKLDYVHKKQTGGSGQFAKVIVKLEPLATTDGALYEFDNKVTGGRIPREYIPSVDAGAQDAMQYGVLAGYPLVGLKLTLLDGAYHEVDSSEMAFKIAGSMAMKEAAKKAGPVILEPLMAVEVTTPEDYMGDVIGDLNSRRGQIQAMEERAGTRVVKALVPLSEMFGYVGDLRSRTQGRANYSMQFDSYAEVPANVAKEIVAKATGE; encoded by the coding sequence GTGGCACGTGACGTGCTGACCGACCTGAACCAGGTCCGCAACATCGGCATCATGGCCCACATCGACGCCGGTAAGACCACCACGACCGAGCGGATCCTGTTCTACACCGGGATCAACTACAAGATCGGCGAAGTCCACGACGGCGCCGCCACCATGGACTGGATGGAGGAGGAGCAGAAGCGGGGTATCACCATCACCTCGGCTGCCACCACCACCTTCTGGGCCGACCACCAGATCAACATCATCGACACCCCCGGCCACGTCGACTTCACCGTCGAGGTGGAGCGTTCGCTGCGGGTGCTCGACGGTGCGGTCGCCGTCTTCGACGGCAAGGAGGGCGTCGAGCCGCAGTCCGAGCAGGTCTGGCGGCAGGCCGACAAGTACGAAGTCCCGCGCATCTGCTTCGTCAACAAGATGGACAAGCTCGGTGCGGACTTCTACTTCACCGTGAAGACCATCGAGGACCGCCTCGGCGCCCGGCCGCTGGTCATCCAGCTGCCGATCGGTGCGGAGAACGAGTTCGAGGGCGTCATCGACCTGGTCCGCATGAAGGCGCTGACCTGGCGTGGCGAGGTCCAGAAGGGTGAGGACTACGCGGTCGAGGACATCCCCGCCGCGCTCGCCGACAAGGCCGCCGAGTACCGCGAGAAGCTGGTCGAGGCGATCGCCGAGACCGACGACGCGCTGATGGAGAAGTTCTTCGGTGGCGAGGAGCTGTCCGAGGCCGAGATCAAGGCCGGCATCCGGAAGCTGACGATCGCGCGTGAGGCGTACCCGGTGCTCACCGGTTCCGCCTTCAAGAACAAGGGCGTGCAGCCCATGCTCGACGCGGTCATCGACTACCTGCCGTCGCCGCTGGACGTCCCGCCGGTCGAGGGCGTGCTCCCCGACGGCGAGACCAAGGCCGTGCGGAAGCCCGCCACCGACGAGCCGTTCTCGGCGCTCGCGTTCAAGATCGCCGCGCACCCGTTCTTCGGCAAGCTGACCTACATCCGGGTCTACTCGGGCAAGGTCGCCAAGGGCACCCAGGTCGTGAACGCGACCAAGGAGCGCAAGGAACGCATCGGCGGCCTCTTCCAGATGCACTCCAACAAGGAGAACCCCGTCGAAGAGGGCCAGGCCGGCCACATCTACGCGGTGCAGGGCCTGAAGGACACCACCACCGGTGACACCCTGGCCGACCCGCAGAACCCGGTCGTGCTCGAGTCGATGACCTTCCCGGAGCCGGTCATCCGGGTGGCCATCGAGCCGAAGACCAAGGCCGACCAGGAGAAGCTGTCCCTGGCCATCCAGCGTCTCGCCGAAGAGGACCCGACCTTCCAGGTCAACCTCGACGAGGAGACCGGCCAGACGATCATCGCCGGGATGGGTGAACTGCACCTCGAGGTGCTGGTGAACCGGATGAAGTCCGACTACAAGGTCGAGGCGAACATCGGCAAGCCCCAGGTCGCCTACCGCGAGACGATCAAGAAGACCGTCGAGAAGCTCGACTACGTGCACAAGAAGCAGACCGGTGGCTCCGGTCAGTTCGCCAAGGTGATCGTCAAGCTGGAGCCGCTCGCGACGACCGACGGTGCGCTGTACGAGTTCGACAACAAGGTCACCGGTGGCCGCATCCCCCGGGAGTACATCCCGTCGGTGGACGCGGGCGCCCAGGACGCCATGCAGTACGGCGTGCTGGCCGGTTACCCGCTGGTGGGGTTGAAGCTGACCCTGCTGGACGGCGCGTACCACGAGGTCGACTCTTCGGAGATGGCGTTCAAGATCGCCGGTTCCATGGCGATGAAGGAAGCCGCGAAGAAGGCGGGCCCGGTCATCCTCGAGCCGCTCATGGCGGTCGAGGTCACCACGCCCGAGGACTACATGGGTGACGTGATCGGCGACCTGAACTCCCGCCGTGGCCAGATCCAGGCCATGGAGGAGCGCGCAGGCACCCGTGTCGTGAAGGCACTGGTTCCGCTGTCGGAGATGTTCGGCTACGTCGGTGACCTGCGGTCGCGTACCCAGGGCCGGGCGAACTACTCCATGCAGTTCGACTCCTACGCCGAGGTTCCCGCGAACGTCGCGAAGGAGATCGTCGCCAAGGCGACGGGGGAGTAA
- the rplX gene encoding 50S ribosomal protein L24: MKVKKGDTVVVIAGKDKGAKGKVIQAYPERSRVLVEGVNRIKKHTRISQTQRGAQSGGIVTQEAPIHVSNVMVVDSDGKPTRVGYRIGEDGKKVRISRSNGKDI; this comes from the coding sequence GTGAAGGTGAAGAAGGGCGACACGGTCGTCGTCATCGCCGGCAAGGACAAGGGCGCGAAGGGCAAGGTCATCCAGGCCTACCCGGAGCGGTCGCGCGTGCTGGTCGAGGGCGTGAACCGGATCAAGAAGCACACGCGGATCAGCCAGACCCAGCGCGGCGCGCAGTCCGGCGGCATCGTGACCCAGGAAGCCCCCATCCACGTGTCGAACGTGATGGTCGTCGACTCCGACGGCAAGCCGACCCGGGTGGGCTACCGCATCGGCGAGGACGGCAAGAAGGTCCGGATCTCGCGCAGCAACGGCAAGGACATCTGA
- the rpsC gene encoding 30S ribosomal protein S3 — protein MGQKINPHGFRLGITTDWKSRWYADKQYAEYVAEDVKIRKLLSTGMERAGISKVEIERTRDRVRVDIHTARPGIVIGRRGAEADRIRGALEKLTKKQVQLNILEVKNPEADAQLVAQGVAEQLSNRVAFRRAMRKAIQSSMRSPQVKGIRVQCGGRLGGAEMSRSEHYRDGRVPLHTLRADIDYGFFEARTTFGRIGVKVWIYKGDVVGGLKAKEARDAAAAAERAPRRDRGDRPSRPRRSGASGTTATSTEAGRAAAATKNDTAAESATPAAEGTTPAAAEKTEG, from the coding sequence GTGGGCCAGAAGATCAACCCGCACGGCTTCCGGCTGGGCATCACCACGGACTGGAAGTCCCGCTGGTACGCCGACAAGCAGTACGCCGAGTACGTGGCGGAGGACGTCAAGATCCGCAAGCTCCTGTCCACGGGCATGGAGCGGGCCGGCATCTCGAAGGTGGAGATCGAGCGCACCCGTGACCGGGTCCGCGTCGACATCCACACCGCCCGCCCGGGCATCGTCATCGGCCGCCGCGGCGCCGAGGCGGACCGGATCCGCGGTGCGCTCGAGAAGCTGACCAAGAAGCAGGTCCAGCTGAACATCCTCGAGGTCAAGAACCCCGAGGCGGACGCCCAGCTGGTCGCGCAGGGTGTGGCGGAGCAGCTGTCCAACCGCGTGGCGTTCCGCCGCGCGATGCGGAAGGCGATCCAGAGCTCCATGCGCTCGCCGCAGGTCAAGGGCATCCGGGTGCAGTGCGGTGGCCGCCTCGGCGGTGCCGAGATGTCCCGCTCGGAGCACTACCGCGACGGCCGCGTGCCGCTGCACACGCTGCGCGCCGACATCGACTACGGCTTCTTCGAGGCCCGCACCACCTTCGGCCGCATCGGCGTGAAGGTGTGGATCTACAAGGGTGACGTGGTCGGCGGGCTCAAGGCCAAGGAAGCGCGTGACGCTGCCGCGGCCGCCGAGCGCGCGCCGCGTCGCGACCGTGGCGACCGTCCGTCCCGCCCGCGCCGCTCCGGCGCGTCGGGCACCACGGCCACCTCCACGGAAGCGGGCCGGGCCGCCGCGGCGACCAAGAACGACACCGCCGCCGAGTCGGCGACCCCGGCTGCCGAGGGCACCACCCCGGCCGCCGCAGAGAAGACGGAGGGCTGA
- the rplW gene encoding 50S ribosomal protein L23: protein MSSVAIPDPRDIVLAPVISEKSYGLLEDHKYTFVVRPDANKTQIKIAIEQIFGVKVVSVNTLNRQGKRKRTRYGFGKRKDIKRAVVTLSAESKPIEIFGGPAA from the coding sequence GTGAGTTCCGTCGCCATTCCTGACCCCCGCGACATCGTGCTCGCGCCGGTGATCTCCGAGAAGTCCTACGGGCTGCTCGAGGACCACAAGTACACGTTCGTGGTTCGCCCGGACGCCAACAAGACCCAGATCAAGATCGCCATCGAGCAGATCTTCGGTGTCAAGGTCGTCAGCGTGAACACGCTGAACCGCCAGGGCAAGCGCAAGCGCACCCGGTACGGCTTCGGCAAGCGCAAGGACATCAAGCGCGCCGTCGTGACCCTGTCCGCTGAGAGCAAGCCGATCGAGATCTTCGGCGGACCCGCCGCGTAA
- the rpsQ gene encoding 30S ribosomal protein S17 translates to MSEPIAAQDKASGRNYRKVREGLVVSDKMDKTIVVELEDRKKHALYGKVMRSTTKVKAHDEENTAGIGDRVLLMETRPLSATKRWRLVEIREKAK, encoded by the coding sequence ATGAGCGAGCCGATCGCGGCCCAGGACAAGGCGTCCGGCCGCAACTACCGCAAGGTCCGTGAGGGCCTGGTCGTCTCCGACAAGATGGACAAGACCATCGTCGTCGAGCTGGAGGACCGCAAGAAGCACGCCCTCTACGGCAAGGTCATGCGGTCCACCACCAAGGTGAAGGCGCACGACGAGGAGAACACCGCCGGTATCGGCGACCGCGTTCTGCTCATGGAGACCCGACCGCTGTCGGCCACCAAGCGCTGGCGGCTCGTCGAGATCCGCGAGAAGGCCAAGTAA
- the rpmC gene encoding 50S ribosomal protein L29, translating to MAKAEAAAASELRELTAEELVLRLKEAKEELFNLRFQMATGQLDNNRRLRAVRSDIARIYTVMRERELGLSVSPDDAENEEGAA from the coding sequence ATGGCCAAGGCAGAAGCCGCCGCGGCATCGGAGCTGCGTGAACTCACTGCGGAGGAGCTCGTGCTGCGCCTCAAGGAGGCCAAGGAGGAGCTGTTCAACCTCCGCTTCCAGATGGCCACCGGGCAGCTGGACAACAACCGCAGGCTGCGGGCCGTCCGTTCGGACATCGCCCGCATCTACACGGTGATGCGCGAGCGCGAGCTCGGGCTGTCCGTCTCCCCAGATGACGCCGAAAACGAAGAAGGTGCCGCATGA
- the rplE gene encoding 50S ribosomal protein L5, whose translation MTTAEKIVPRLKTRYRESIAGELQKEFEFANVHQIPGVVKVVVNMGVGDAARDSKLIEGAIRDLATITGQKPEVRKARKSIAQFKLREGQPIGARVTLRNDRMWEFLDRLLNIALPRIRDFRGLSPKQFDGNGNYTFGLNEQSMFHEIDPDSIDRPRGMDVTVVTTATTDDEGRALLRKLGFPFKEN comes from the coding sequence ATGACCACCGCTGAGAAGATCGTGCCGCGTCTCAAGACGCGCTACCGCGAGAGCATCGCGGGCGAGCTCCAGAAGGAGTTCGAGTTCGCGAACGTGCACCAGATCCCCGGTGTGGTCAAGGTCGTGGTGAACATGGGCGTCGGCGACGCCGCCCGTGACAGCAAGCTGATCGAAGGCGCCATCCGCGACCTGGCCACCATCACCGGGCAGAAGCCCGAGGTGCGCAAGGCCCGGAAGTCGATCGCGCAGTTCAAGCTGCGCGAGGGCCAGCCGATCGGCGCGCGGGTCACCCTGCGCAACGACCGCATGTGGGAGTTCCTGGACCGGCTGCTGAACATCGCGCTGCCGCGTATCCGCGACTTCCGCGGGCTGTCGCCGAAGCAGTTCGACGGCAACGGCAACTACACCTTCGGTCTCAACGAGCAGTCGATGTTCCACGAGATCGACCCCGACTCCATCGACCGCCCCCGCGGCATGGACGTCACCGTTGTCACCACCGCCACCACCGACGACGAGGGCCGCGCGCTGCTTCGCAAGCTCGGCTTCCCGTTCAAGGAGAACTGA
- the tuf gene encoding elongation factor Tu produces MAKSKFERTKPHVNIGTIGHVDHGKTTLTAAITKVLHEKYPELNTASAFDQIDNAPEEKQRGITINISHVEYQTEKRHYAHVDAPGHADYIKNMITGAAQMDGAILVVAATDGPMPQTREHVLLARQVGVPYIVVALNKADMVDDEEILELVELEVRELLSSQEFPGDDLPVVKVSGLKALEGDPKWSETVLELMDAVDNNVPDPQRELDKPFLMPIEDVFTITGRGTVVTGRVERGQVNVNDEVEIVGIREKATKTTVTGVEMFRKLLDSGQAGDNVGLLLRGIKREDVERGQVVAKPGATVPHTEFEASVYILSKDEGGRHTPFFNNYRPQFYFRTTDVTGVVTLPEGTEMVMPGDNTDIKANLIQPIVMDEGLRFTIREGGRTVGAGQVTKINK; encoded by the coding sequence GTGGCGAAGTCGAAGTTCGAGCGCACCAAGCCGCACGTCAACATCGGAACCATCGGTCACGTCGACCACGGGAAGACCACTCTGACCGCGGCCATCACCAAGGTTCTGCACGAGAAGTACCCCGAGCTGAACACCGCCTCGGCGTTCGACCAGATCGACAACGCGCCGGAAGAGAAGCAGCGCGGTATCACGATCAACATCTCGCACGTCGAGTACCAGACCGAGAAGCGCCACTACGCCCACGTGGACGCCCCCGGTCACGCGGACTACATCAAGAACATGATCACCGGTGCCGCCCAGATGGACGGCGCGATCCTGGTGGTCGCCGCGACCGACGGCCCGATGCCGCAGACCCGTGAGCACGTGCTGCTCGCCCGCCAGGTCGGCGTGCCCTACATCGTGGTGGCCCTGAACAAGGCCGACATGGTCGACGACGAGGAGATCCTCGAGCTGGTCGAGCTGGAGGTCCGCGAGCTGCTGTCCTCCCAGGAGTTCCCCGGCGACGACCTCCCGGTGGTCAAGGTCTCCGGCCTGAAGGCGCTCGAGGGCGACCCCAAGTGGAGCGAGACCGTCCTCGAGCTGATGGACGCCGTGGACAACAACGTCCCGGACCCGCAGCGCGAGCTGGACAAGCCGTTCCTCATGCCGATCGAGGACGTCTTCACCATCACCGGTCGTGGCACCGTGGTGACCGGTCGCGTGGAGCGCGGCCAGGTCAACGTGAACGACGAGGTCGAGATCGTGGGTATCCGCGAGAAGGCCACCAAGACCACCGTCACCGGTGTCGAGATGTTCCGCAAGCTGCTCGACTCGGGCCAGGCTGGCGACAACGTCGGCCTGCTGCTCCGCGGCATCAAGCGTGAGGACGTCGAGCGCGGCCAGGTCGTCGCGAAGCCCGGCGCCACCGTGCCCCACACCGAGTTCGAGGCCTCGGTGTACATCCTCTCCAAGGACGAGGGTGGCCGGCACACGCCGTTCTTCAACAACTACCGCCCGCAGTTCTACTTCCGCACCACCGACGTGACCGGCGTGGTGACCCTCCCCGAGGGCACCGAGATGGTCATGCCGGGCGACAACACCGACATCAAGGCGAACCTGATCCAGCCGATCGTCATGGACGAGGGCCTGCGGTTCACCATCCGCGAGGGTGGCCGCACCGTCGGCGCCGGCCAGGTCACCAAGATCAACAAGTGA
- the rplV gene encoding 50S ribosomal protein L22: MNAKDATVEALPTAFARARFVRDSPTKVRRVIELIKGRSAADALAVLRFAPQAASEPVAKVLASAMANAENNLDLDPDTLWVKNAYADEGPTLKRIRPRAQGRAYRIRKRTSHITVEVESRPKADKKAKSKKAGGR; the protein is encoded by the coding sequence ATGAACGCCAAGGATGCGACGGTCGAGGCTCTGCCCACGGCCTTCGCGCGGGCTCGCTTCGTCCGGGACTCGCCGACCAAGGTGCGCCGGGTGATCGAGCTCATCAAGGGCCGCAGCGCCGCCGACGCCCTCGCCGTGCTGCGGTTCGCACCGCAGGCGGCCAGTGAGCCGGTGGCGAAGGTGCTCGCCAGCGCCATGGCCAACGCCGAGAACAACCTCGACCTCGACCCGGACACCCTCTGGGTCAAGAACGCGTACGCCGACGAGGGTCCGACCCTCAAGCGCATCCGCCCGCGGGCCCAGGGCCGCGCGTACCGGATCCGCAAGCGCACGAGCCACATCACCGTCGAGGTGGAGTCGCGGCCGAAGGCCGACAAAAAGGCGAAGAGCAAGAAGGCAGGTGGCCGGTAG
- the rpsJ gene encoding 30S ribosomal protein S10 → MAGQKIRIRLKAYDHEAIDASARKIVETVTRTGASVVGPVPLPTEKNVYCVIRSPHKYKDSREHFEMRTHKRLIDILDPTPKTVDALMRIDLPASVDVNIQ, encoded by the coding sequence ATGGCGGGACAGAAGATCCGCATTCGGCTCAAGGCCTACGACCACGAGGCGATCGACGCCAGCGCGCGCAAGATCGTCGAGACGGTCACGCGCACCGGCGCCTCAGTCGTGGGCCCGGTGCCGCTGCCCACCGAGAAGAACGTTTATTGCGTCATCCGCTCGCCGCACAAGTACAAGGACTCGCGCGAGCACTTCGAGATGCGCACGCACAAGCGGCTGATCGACATCCTCGACCCGACGCCGAAGACGGTGGACGCGCTCATGCGCATCGACCTGCCGGCCAGTGTCGACGTCAACATCCAGTAA
- the rplB gene encoding 50S ribosomal protein L2, whose protein sequence is MGIRKYKPTTPGRRGSSVSDFAEITRSTPEKSLLRPLHGRGGRNSSGKITTRHKGGGHKRAYRLIDFRRHDKDGIPAKVAHIEYDPNRSARIALLHYADGEKRYIIAPEKLRQGDTVENGPRADIKPGNNLPLRNIPVGTVIHAIELRPGGGAKIARSAGAKVQLVAKDGPYAQLRMPSGEIRNVDVRNRATVGEVGNSEHANINWGKAGRNRWRGKRPTVRGVVMNPVDHPHGGGEGKTSGGRHPVNPNGKPEGRTRRNKPSDKLIVRRRRTGKKR, encoded by the coding sequence ATGGGTATTCGCAAGTACAAGCCGACCACTCCCGGTCGCCGTGGTTCCAGCGTCTCCGACTTCGCGGAGATCACCCGGTCCACCCCGGAGAAGTCGCTGCTGCGTCCGCTGCACGGCCGCGGCGGCCGCAACTCCTCCGGCAAGATCACCACCCGGCACAAGGGTGGTGGCCACAAGCGGGCGTACCGGCTGATCGACTTCCGCAGGCACGACAAGGACGGCATCCCGGCCAAGGTCGCGCACATCGAGTACGACCCCAACCGGTCCGCTCGGATCGCGCTGCTGCACTACGCGGACGGCGAGAAGCGCTACATCATCGCGCCGGAGAAGCTGCGCCAGGGCGACACCGTGGAGAACGGCCCCCGCGCCGACATCAAGCCCGGTAACAACCTGCCGCTGCGCAACATCCCGGTCGGTACCGTGATCCACGCGATCGAGCTCCGCCCCGGTGGCGGCGCGAAGATCGCCCGGTCCGCGGGCGCCAAGGTCCAGCTGGTGGCCAAGGACGGGCCGTACGCCCAGCTGCGGATGCCTTCGGGCGAGATCCGCAACGTGGACGTGCGCAACCGCGCCACGGTCGGCGAGGTCGGGAACTCCGAGCACGCCAACATCAACTGGGGCAAGGCCGGTCGTAACCGCTGGCGGGGCAAGCGCCCCACCGTCCGTGGTGTCGTGATGAACCCGGTCGACCACCCGCACGGTGGTGGTGAGGGGAAGACCTCCGGTGGTCGCCACCCGGTCAACCCGAACGGCAAGCCGGAGGGCCGCACCCGCCGCAACAAGCCGAGTGACAAGCTGATCGTCCGCCGCCGGCGTACCGGCAAGAAGCGCTGA
- the rplD gene encoding 50S ribosomal protein L4, whose translation MTSVELKTPAGKADGTIELPAEIFDVQANVPLMHQVVTAQLAAARQGTHDTKTRGEVAGGGKKPYRQKGTGRARQGSIRAPQFTGGGVVHGPTPRDYTQRTPKKMKAAALRGALSDRARAGQLHVVTELVSGEKPSTKAAKTALRALTEAKRVLVVLHRDDELSWNSVRNLTDVHLITPDQLNTYDVLVNDDVVFTKSAYDAFVAGPVKGKGAKATARSSEVAEGSDEQ comes from the coding sequence ATGACCAGCGTCGAGCTGAAGACCCCGGCCGGTAAAGCCGACGGCACGATCGAGCTCCCCGCGGAGATCTTCGACGTGCAGGCCAACGTGCCGCTGATGCACCAGGTCGTGACGGCCCAGCTGGCCGCCGCGCGGCAGGGCACGCACGACACCAAGACCCGCGGCGAGGTCGCGGGCGGTGGCAAGAAGCCGTACCGCCAGAAGGGCACCGGTCGCGCCCGCCAGGGTTCGATCCGCGCCCCGCAGTTCACCGGTGGTGGCGTCGTCCACGGCCCCACGCCGCGTGACTACACCCAGCGGACCCCGAAGAAGATGAAGGCCGCCGCCCTGCGTGGCGCCCTCTCCGACCGGGCCCGCGCCGGCCAGCTGCACGTGGTCACCGAGCTGGTCAGCGGCGAGAAGCCGTCGACCAAGGCGGCGAAGACCGCGCTGCGCGCGCTGACCGAGGCCAAGCGGGTGCTCGTGGTGCTGCACCGCGACGACGAGCTGTCGTGGAACTCGGTGCGCAACCTGACCGACGTGCACCTGATCACGCCGGACCAGCTCAACACCTACGACGTGCTGGTCAACGACGACGTGGTGTTCACCAAGTCCGCGTACGACGCCTTCGTCGCCGGGCCCGTCAAGGGCAAGGGCGCCAAGGCCACCGCGCGGTCGAGCGAAGTTGCCGAAGGGAGTGACGAGCAGTGA
- the rpsS gene encoding 30S ribosomal protein S19, with protein MPRSLKKGPFVDDHLLKKVDALNEANKKTVIKTWSRRSTIIPDFLGHTIAVHDGRKHVPVFVTEAMVGHKLGEFAPTRTFKGHIKDDRKSRRR; from the coding sequence ATGCCGCGCAGCCTGAAGAAGGGCCCGTTCGTGGATGACCACCTGCTCAAGAAGGTGGACGCGCTGAACGAGGCGAACAAGAAGACGGTGATCAAGACCTGGTCCCGCCGCTCCACGATCATCCCCGATTTCCTGGGGCACACGATCGCGGTGCACGACGGCCGCAAGCACGTCCCGGTGTTCGTCACCGAGGCGATGGTGGGTCACAAGCTGGGCGAGTTCGCCCCGACGCGGACCTTCAAGGGTCACATCAAGGACGACCGCAAGTCCCGCCGCCGCTGA
- the rplN gene encoding 50S ribosomal protein L14 gives MIQQESRLRVADNTGAKEILCIRVLGGSGRRYAGIGDIIVATVKDAIPAAGVKKGDVVKAVIVRTVKERRRPDGSYIRFDENAAVLIKNDNEPRGTRIFGPVGRELRDRKFMKIISLAPEVL, from the coding sequence GTGATCCAGCAGGAGTCGCGACTGCGAGTCGCCGACAACACGGGTGCCAAGGAGATCCTCTGCATCCGCGTGCTCGGCGGTTCGGGGCGGCGCTACGCGGGTATCGGCGACATCATCGTCGCCACCGTTAAGGACGCCATCCCGGCTGCCGGGGTGAAGAAGGGCGACGTGGTCAAGGCCGTCATCGTCCGCACGGTGAAGGAGCGGCGTCGTCCGGACGGCTCCTACATCCGGTTCGACGAGAACGCCGCGGTGCTCATCAAGAACGACAACGAGCCGCGTGGCACCCGCATCTTCGGCCCGGTCGGCCGTGAGCTGCGCGATCGGAAGTTCATGAAGATCATCTCGCTCGCGCCGGAGGTGTTGTAA
- the rplC gene encoding 50S ribosomal protein L3 encodes MSDRQVKGILGTKLGMTQVFDEHNRMIPVTVVQAGPNVVTQVRTQDKDGYSAVQLAFGAVDPRRVNKPKTGHFDKAGVTPRRHLAELRTTDADGYEVGQEITAEVFPAGTVIDVTGTTKGKGYAGVMKRHGFKGQGASHGAQAVHRKPGSIGGCATPGRVFKGLRMAGRMGSARVTTQGLTVHDVRADEGLLLIKGAVPGNKGGLVFVRTAAKGGNTE; translated from the coding sequence ATGTCTGATAGGCAAGTGAAGGGCATCCTGGGCACCAAGCTCGGCATGACCCAGGTCTTCGACGAGCACAACCGGATGATTCCGGTGACCGTCGTGCAGGCCGGGCCGAACGTGGTGACCCAGGTCCGTACCCAGGACAAAGACGGCTACAGCGCCGTGCAGCTGGCCTTCGGTGCCGTGGACCCGCGCCGGGTCAACAAGCCGAAGACCGGGCACTTCGACAAGGCGGGGGTGACCCCGCGCCGGCACCTCGCCGAGCTGCGCACCACCGACGCCGACGGCTACGAGGTCGGCCAGGAGATCACCGCCGAGGTGTTCCCCGCCGGCACGGTCATCGACGTGACCGGTACGACCAAGGGCAAGGGCTACGCCGGTGTCATGAAGCGCCACGGCTTCAAGGGCCAGGGCGCGAGCCACGGTGCGCAGGCCGTGCACCGCAAGCCCGGCTCGATCGGTGGCTGCGCCACCCCGGGCCGCGTTTTCAAGGGGCTCCGCATGGCGGGCCGGATGGGTTCCGCGCGGGTGACCACGCAGGGCCTGACCGTGCACGACGTGCGCGCCGACGAGGGCCTGCTGCTGATCAAGGGCGCGGTCCCCGGGAACAAGGGCGGTCTGGTCTTCGTCAGGACCGCCGCGAAGGGTGGTAACACCGAATGA
- the rplP gene encoding 50S ribosomal protein L16, translated as MLIPRKVKHRKQHSPKRAGAAKGGTKVSFGDLGIQALEHSYVTNRQIEAARIAMTRHIKRGGKVWTTIYPDRPLTKKPAETRMGSGKGSPEWWIANVKPGRVMFELSFPNEATAREALRRAIHKLPMKCRIVTREGGEF; from the coding sequence GTGCTCATCCCGCGCAAGGTCAAGCACCGGAAGCAGCACTCGCCGAAGCGCGCCGGTGCCGCCAAGGGCGGTACCAAGGTCAGCTTCGGTGACCTGGGGATCCAGGCACTCGAGCACAGCTACGTGACGAACCGGCAGATCGAAGCGGCCCGTATCGCCATGACCCGCCACATCAAGCGTGGCGGCAAGGTGTGGACCACCATCTACCCGGACCGCCCGCTGACCAAGAAGCCCGCCGAAACCCGCATGGGTTCCGGTAAGGGTTCCCCGGAGTGGTGGATCGCCAACGTCAAGCCGGGCCGGGTGATGTTCGAACTGAGCTTCCCCAACGAGGCCACGGCTCGCGAGGCGCTCCGCCGCGCGATCCACAAGCTGCCCATGAAGTGCCGAATCGTGACCCGTGAAGGTGGTGAGTTCTGA